From the genome of Biomphalaria glabrata chromosome 17, xgBioGlab47.1, whole genome shotgun sequence, one region includes:
- the LOC106063373 gene encoding putative ZDHHC-type palmitoyltransferase 4 has translation MVPLNFECVQFESRLGRTRSHLTCIQTHGHLQPYDSPMKEKPPNSARSTVLRSARLEMGGSREEFSKDRNVSLMQKLKAHYQKKSSSDTNSKYLFRILFQFQAITQLHMTLTYLVPHVFSNCDAMSQYYLKVLVCYVFAMGQANWLCSICYSNRLPDLNDRPDTIPREWMTNCSETNGQDKLALDSNGLEWRFCTECQRYKPPRSHHCVACKTCILRRDHHCFLIGTCVGHYNQRYFIVFCFLGVITGLAGFYMTLSYLRNMSEAYTWLDYIFPWSLFKFVIGRVSWQFLLLTFHAEMLAVFGTMSVIYSIGQFTLVSMGMTLYEVAKQVDVKISSSRGENLRMVFGDYWALNFLFPGQILFKQRHDGIHFNNITINGHKVSIE, from the coding sequence cctTACGACAGTCCAATGAAAGAGAAACCCCCCAACTCTGCGCGGTCGACAGTTCTGAGAAGTGCCAGACTAGAAATGGGAGGCAGCAGAGAAGAGTTCTCCAAAGACCGTAATGTATCATTGATGCAAAAGTTAAAAGCTCACTACCAGAAGAAGTCTTCGTCAGACACCAACTCAAAGTATTTGTTCAGAATACTATTTCAATTTCAGGCTATTACACAGCTCCACATGACCTTGACCTACTTAGTACCTCACGTATTCTCAAACTGTGATGCTATGAGCCAGTACTACCTGAAAGTATTAGTCTGTTACGTATTTGCCATGGGTCAAGCCAACTGGCTGTGTTCAATATGTTACTCAAACAGATTGCCCGACTTAAATGATCGACCAGATACTATTCCTAGGGAATGGATGACGAATTGTTCCGAGACCAATGGCCAGGATAAGTTAGCTCTAGACTCCAATGGATTAGAATGGAGATTCTGCACAGAGTGTCAGCGGTACAAGCCCCCAAGAAGCCATCACTGTGTAGCCTGCAAGACTTGTATACTGAGACGAGACCACCATTGCTTCCTGATAGGAACATGTGTTGGTCATTACAACCAACGTTACTTTATAGTCTTCTGTTTCCTTGGGGTCATCACTGGCCTGGCAGGCTTCTACATGACCCTGTCTTATCTTAGAAACATGTCTGAAGCGTACACTTGGCTGGACTACATTTTCCCTTGGTCTCTCTTTAAGTTTGTCATTGGAAGAGTTTCCTGGCAGTTTCTGCTGCTGACTTTCCACGCCGAGATGCTGGCCGTGTTTGGAACCATGAGTGTCATCTACAGCATTGGTCAGTTCACATTGGTTTCCATGGGGATGACATTGTATGAAGTAGCCAAGCAGGTGGACGTTAAGATTAGCAGCTCCAGGGGCGAGAATCTTCGAATGGTGTTTGGTGATTACTGGGCACTCAACTTTCTGTTCCCTGGTCAGATCCTTTTTAAACAACGACATGATGggatacattttaataatattactATCAATGGTCATAAAGTCAGTATAGAATAA